CACCGTCACGACGAGGCGCATCATCCTTCGCAGCGGTGTCTTCGTGCGCGTACGGCAGGAGCTGCTGCACAGCCGTGGCTACGACGTGAGCGTGCGCCGCACCTGGGCGCAGAGCGCCTTCGGCTCTGGCGATGTGCGCATTAACACCGGGCACGATCGCCCGGTCGTGTTGAAAGACGTGCCGCGGCCACAGGTCGTGCAGGCGGCGCTCCAGGAGCTCATGGAGGACGCGCACACGATCATCGGCGATCGCCGCCGCGCCGACCAGTCGACCATCGACGGTGACACCGTCGCATGGGGCGGGCGCTGAGCTTGAATCGCCGATGTGCCCCACGAGGCCTCCGGAGGACGTAACGTAGATAAGTGGTCTCGTGCGCCCCCCGAGCGCGAGCCGCGCGATGAAGGGTTCCACTTGGCCGACGAATGCATCCATGGTTTCGACGACGGCCTGTGCGCCATCTGCTTCCCACCGCCGGAGTTCGAGCCGGCCCCGAAGGCCGCGCCGCTGCCGCGGAGCGGCCGCGTCACGGGAACCAGGCCGCGCCGTCCACCCGCCCGCGTGCCCGGTGCCTCGCGGCCCACGCTCCTCGCCGATGCCCCGCAGATCGACGCGAAGGCGCTGCGCATCTACCACGTCACGCACTTCGACAACCTCGCCCCCATCCTCGACGCGGGGGCCCTGCTCGCGGATGCCGCGGGCGCGAAGCCGGTCGTCGACGTCTCGGCCCCCGATGCCCGTGAGTTCCGCCGTACGGCGACGATCGACGGCACCGACGCGGTCGTGGCCGACTACGTGCCGTTCCTGCTGACGACCGACGCCCACGTCTGGAACGCCGTGCGCACCGCGACGCCCGACCCGCGACTCGCGCCGGAGACGACGAAGCGCGCTCCTGCCGACTTCGTGATCCTCGTGAGCTCGGTCGCCGGAGCGCTCGGCGACGACGCCGAGCTGCCCGGCGCGATCGTCGTGACCGACGCGGATGCCGCGGCCGGCGGCACGCTCGAGGCATCCGCCTGGCCCGAGACCCAGCGAGCCCTGCAGCGCCTGCACCGCGACGACGAGGGCGCGCGCCTGCACACGGCCGAGTTGCTCGTGCGCGAGTGCCTGCCGCTCGACAACGTCGCACTCATCGCCGTGGCCAACGACCCCGTGCGCGATCGGGTGCGATCCGCGCTCGCCGCAGCGGGCCTGCGCACCCGGGTTGCGGTGTACCCGCCGTGGTTCCAGCCGACCCCTGACGACGCCGAGTAACAGCTCGCCGCGCTAGGTGCGTTCCCGGGGCGTGGTGGGCGTTTCGGGGGTGCTCGTCGCGGGCTCCTCGAAGAGGGTGCGCTGGGCCTCCTCGACGCGCTCGAGGTTCGAGAGCCCGTCGGCGCGGTGGTGCCCGTAGACCCAGAAGCGGTACAGCAGGAACCGGAACGCCGTGCCGAGCGCGAGCCCGACCACGTTCGTCGCGATGTTGTCGGCGACGAGGCTCGTGAAGCCGAGCACGTGGTGACTCACCCAGAGGCAGATGAGGGCGATCGCCATGCCGCCCAGCGAGACCACGAGGTACTCGGCGAACTCGCGCAGGTAGTTGCGGCGGCGGTGCCTCCGGAAGGTCCAATAGCGGTTGCCGAGCCAGTTGAAGACGATCGCGACGCTCGTCGAGATCGTCTTCGCGCCGATCGCCGACTGCGCCCAGTGGTCGTCGCCGAAGACGCCGAGCCGCAGGAGGTTGAAGAGCGTCACGTCGATGACGAGGCCGATGAGGCCGACGACACCGAACTTCACGGCGTAGGCGAGGAGGCCGTGCCAGAGTCGCTGGGCGACGGTCACGACCTGGTTGGACACCGCCACATCCTATGCCGTGAGGCTCCGCCTAGACTGGACGAGGCGCCCCGTAGGGGCCCTACGGCGGCGGTGAATGGAGTGCACGGAGTGCGAGTCGGAGTGATCGGCGGCGGCCAGCTGGCGAGGATGATGATCCCCGCGGCGATCGAACTGGGCGTCGAGCTGCGCGTGCTCGCCGAGGCCGAGGGCATGTCGGCGGCGATCGCCGCCGAGCGGGTCGGCGACTACACCGATGCCGACACCGTGCTCGCCTTCGCGCGCGAGGTCGACGTCGTCACCTTCGACCACGAGCACGTGCCACAGGACGTGCTGCACGCCCTCGTCGACGCAGGAGTGCCGGTGCATCCGGGTCCCGATGCCCTGCGTTACGCGCAGGACAAGCTGCTCATGCGCGAAGGGCTGTCGCGGCTCGGCCTGCCCGTGCCCGATTGGGCGCGCGTCGAGACGCCGGCCGAACTCGACGTGTTCATCGCCGACCACGGCGGTGCTGCCGTCGTGAAGACCCCGAGGGGCGGCTACGACGGCAAGGGCGTGCGCGTCGTGCACAGTGCCGCAGAGGTGGCCGAGTGGTTCGCGACGATCGCCGAAGACGGCCGCGCCGGTGCGCTCCTCGTCGAGGAGCTCGTCGAGTTCCGCCGTGAGCTCGCCCAGCTCGTCGCGCGCCGCCCGAGCGGCGAGATCGCCGCATGGCCGCTCGTCGAGACGGTCCAGGTCGGCGGCGTCTGCAGCGAGGTCATCGCCCCGGCTCCGCGCTCGGCCGGAAAGCTCGCGGATGTCGCCGCTGACGTCGCGATCGCGATCGCCGAGGGGCTCGGCGTCACGGGAGTGCTCGCCGTCGAGCTCTTCGAGACGACCGACGACCGCGTGCTCGTCAACGAGCTGGCGATGCGGCCGCACAACAGCGGGCACTGGTCGATGGACGGCTCCACCACGAGCCAGTTCGAGCAGCACCTGCGAGCGGTGCTCGACCTGCCGCTCGGCGGCACCGGCTGCCACGAGGAATGGGCCGTGATGGTCAACGTGCTCGGCGGCCCGGTCGAGGGCACGCTCGCCGATCGTTACGCCGAGGCGTTCGAGGGCCACCCCACCGTGAAGATCCACAACTATGGCAAGGTGCCGCGACCCGGCCGCAAGGTCGGCCACGTGACGGCGATCGGATCCAACCTCGACGACGCCGTCTACGAGGCCCGCGCGGCGGCCGCCGTCTTCCAGGACTGATCGCACTGCGCGCCCTGCGGGCTTCTCACAGTCCGCGGCTTTAGGATCGTCGGGTGACTGCAGGCAACACCACCCCGCTCGTCGGCGTCGTGATGGGATCCGACTCCGACTGGAACGTGATGCGCGAGGCATCCGAGCTCCTCGACGAATTCGGCGTCGCCCATGAGGTGGAAGTCGTCTCCGCGCACCGCACTCCCGAGAAGATGATCGCCTACGGCAAGCAGGCCGCCGTGCGCGGCCTCAAGGTGATCATCGCGGGCGCCGGCGGAGCGGCCCACCTGCCCGGCATGCTCGCGTCGGTCACCACGCTTCCCGTCGTCGGCGTGCCGGTGCCGCTCGGCCGGCTCGACGGGCTCGACTCCCTGCTCTCCATCGTGCAGATGCCCGCCGGGGTTCCCGTCGCGACCGTCTCGATCGGCGGCGCGAAGAACGCGGGCCTGCTCGCTGTGAAGATCCTCGCGACGTCGGATGCCGCGCTCAGCGCCGCGCTCGCCGACTACGCCACCGCCCTCGCCGCCCTCGTCGAGGAGAAGAACGAACGGCTCAAGTCCACCCGATGAGTCTCGCAGCAAGCCCCATACGCTACCCCGACCTCGCGTCGCGCACGGTCATGACCCGGCGCGCCTGGTGGCTCGTCGTGCTCAACTTCCTCATCCCCGGCTCGTCGCAAGTGCTCGCGGGAGACCGAAAGCTCGGCCGGTTCGGACTCGGCGCCACCATCACGCTCTGGCTGGTCGCGATCGTTGCGCTCGTGGTGTGGTTCCTCTGGCCGGCGGTGCTCTACACGGTGTTCTCGACGACCATCACGTTGTGGGTGGTCGCGCTCGTGCTGGCGTTCTACGCGGTGCTGTGGGTCATTCTGACGCTCGACACGCTGCGCCTCGTGCGCCTCGTGAAGACCGCGCCCTCCGCTCGTGCCTGGCTCGCCGGATTCACGACGCTCGTCATGATCGGCCTCTCCGGCACGGCCGCGTACGGCGCCTATGTCGCCACCACCGCGAGCGGCTTCCTGTCGTCGGTCTTCGTGGCCGGCCCGACTGAGCCACCGATCGACGGCAAGTACAACTTCCTCCTGCTCGGCGGCGACGCCGGTCCCGACCGCGACGGCCTCCGGCCCGACAGCATCACGGTCGTGAGCGTCGATGCCGAGACGGGGCAGGCGGTCACGATCGGCCTGCCGCGCAACATGGAGGACGTGCCCTTCAACGAGGACTCGCCGCTCGCCGCCGTGTACCCCGAGGGCTACGGCTCGATCGACGGCTGCGAGGTCGACGTCTGCATGCTGAACTCGATCTACACCGAGGTCGAGCTCATGAGCCCCGAGATGTACCCGAACGCCGTCAACGAAGGCAGCGAGCCCGGCATCGAGGCGATGCGCGACGCCGCCGAGGCGATCACCGGACTGCAGATCCAGTACTACGTGCTCATCGACATGCAGGGCTTCCTCGAGCTCATCGACGCACTCGGCGGCGTCACCGTGACGGTGCCCGAGGATGTGCCGATCCACGCCGACGAGACGTTCACGACCGTCGCCGAGTGGATCCCGGCCGGCGAGCAGCACCTCGACGGCTACCACGCGCTCTGGTACGCCCGTTCGCGCCACGGCACGAGCGACTACGACCGGATGGCGCGGCAGCGCCAGATCCAGGAGGCGGTGCTCGAGCAGTTCAACCCCGCGAACGTGCTCTCGAAGTTCCAGGAGATCGCCGCTGCCGGTTCGCAGGTCGTCAAGACCGACATCCCGCAGTCGATGCTCGGTTACTTCGTCGATCTCGCGTCGAAGACGAAGGCGCTGCCGATCACCGACGTCGAGCTCGTGCCCGACAACGGGATCGACCCGGAGGATCCCGACTACGACTACGCACGCCAGCTCGTGCAGCAGGCGGTCTTCCCGCCGACGGAGGAGCCGGCCGAGGGGTAGCCGACGCCCGCAGCGGTCGATGGCCGTCCGGCATCTGCCGGCCGGCGTGCGCTGCCGGTTCAGAGGTCGGCGTGCAACTGCCAGACGCGTTCGGCGGAATCCCGCCAGCTGAAGGCGCGGCTTCGATCGCTGCCCGTGAGCGCCATCCGGTCGGCGAACGATCGGTCGCCGATGACCGAGGTGATCGCGGCGGCCAGCCGGTCGGTGTAGCCGTCGCCGACCCCCACCGGAACGGCGAGGCCGGCGCCGGCCGAGACCTCGAGGAACGCCGGGGCATCCGAGTGGATGACCGGAACGCCGAGGCTGAACGCTTCGATCAGCGAGGTGCCGGAGCCCGCGTCGTGGCTCGGGTCGACGAACGCGAGCGACCGGCCGATCACGACTGCGAGGTCGGCCGGCTCGAGATCGTCGAGGTGGTGGATGCGGGCGGGATCGACGCCGTACTCCTCGCCGACGGTGGCCAGGTGCTGGTCGCCCCAGTTCTCGGGGCCGATGACCACCACCGGCACCTCCGGCACGCCGGAGCGCCCCAGCGCCGCGAGCACGTCGACGACGCCCTTGCGGGGCTCGAGGGTTCCCGGCACGGCGAGGTACTCGCGCGGCAACCCGAGGCGTGCCGCGCGCTCGTCGGCGTCGGGCCCGATCGTGAGGCCCGAGCGCGGCGCCGTGCCGATGACGCGCACGCGATCTCCGAAGTCGGCGATCATGCCGAGCCGCTCCGCGAGCGCGTGCGTCGGCACGACGATCGCGTCGGCATGCTTGAGCGCGCGCTTCAGCGTGCCCTTCTGCCAGGCGACCGATGCCGCGCTCAGCGCTTCGGGGTTGGTCCACGCGAGCACGTCGTGCACCGTGGCCACGACCTGGTTGCCGTCGGCGCGATCGTGCTTGCGCAGGGGCGCGAACAGGCTCATGCCGTGGATCATGCCGCCCCCGGGCGACGTCGTGATGCCGAGCTGCCACGCCGCGGCGAGCTCGCGCCGCGCGAGGGTGGTCTTGTACAGCCCCGACAGCCCGGGAACCTCGCGGAGCACCCGATCGTAGTCCTCGGGAAGCGACGACGAGACGATCGCCTCGACCTCGCAGCCGCGCGGCGCGGCGGCGACGAGGGCGCGACCGAGATCACGCGTGTATCGCCCGATCGGCCCGGGCACGGGTGCCACGATCTGATCGAGGATGACGCGGAGGGTGGTGGTCGCCACACTGCTTCCTTTCGCGGTCTGACGGGCATCGGATCCCCCAGCCAACCCTAGCCGGGTTCGCTCCACGACAACCGCAGTGGGGTTCCCCGGCGGAGACTACTCGATCGTGAACGGGTGGGATGGCTCGTGGTGAATCCGTCCTATCATCTCGCCCGCTGGAACGGCCTGTACCACCGTAGGCGGGGGCGGACCCGGGTGACGAGGACGCGATCGCACGCCGCTCATGGGAGCGGCGTCAGCAGCGCAGTCTCACGTCACCAGGCGCTTGAGCCAGTCGGGGATCATCCCGCGACGGCGTGCCAGGCCGTGCAGTGTTCCGGTGCCGATCGCGAGCACCTGTGCGATCCGCTGCGGTCCGCTCACCATCGAGATGATCATCCCGCCCATCTCGCGCTTCAGGACGGTGAGCACCCAGCGTGGTCGCTTCCGCACGTTGCGCAGCATCAGGTCGATGTTGTTTCGCGCGATGTAGTAGCGGCGGAATGGGGAGTGGTACTGATAGGTCGCGATGTGGCCGCTCGCGTGTCGGAGTGGGACTCCGAACGGCCGGAGCTCGGCGCGACGCCCGATCGAGTGGCGGATGTCGGTGCCCTTCGCGACGGCGATCCTGAACCCGCTGTCACGAACGCGCAGGCAGTACTCGGTGTCGACGCAGTCGATGACGAGTCGTTCGTCGAAGAGCCCCGCCGACTCGAGGCACTCGCGGCTGATGACGAACCCGGTCTGAATCGCTTCGGGCACGAGCCCGAGACCCTCGGGCGACACCCAGGTCGGCAGGGCAGGCGCGCCGTTCACCGCGTCGACGACCACGATCCCCACTCTGGTGACGGGATTGGCCCGGCGGAAGACGTCGAGAGCCGTCGTGACGTATTCGTCGGGAAGGCGCGTGTCCTGGTCGACGGTGAGGACGAAGTCGGCCCCATCGTCGAGCGCCCAGGTGATGCCGGCGTTCAATGCTGCGGCGATCCCCGAGTTCGAGCTGAGGCGGATGACGTGGGCGCCCTCGGCCTCCGCCGCATCCAGGATCACTGAAGCGGCCTCGCCGCTTCCGTCATCCACGACGACGACCGCTGCGACCTGCGGGGCGATCTGCCGTAGGTGGCCGAGGGCTTCCTCATCGGGTCGATAGGTGGGCACGACGGCGATCACACGTGGCACGGGGGTCCTTCCGCGAGGCCGCTCTGCGGCGTCCTGCGCACATTAGAGTAGTTCACTGTTGCCGAATGAGAGGACGTAGACGTGGAAACTGCCGACGGCCTTTCGTGGGCCTCGCAGCGCGAGTACATCCTGTCGCCGCACGAGCGTGCGAGTGAGGCGGCATTCCGTCGTGACGATGAACGCGTGGGCGCTGAGGCGGCCGAGCGGTATGGTCGCGCGACGGCCGGCGCCGTGCCCTCTCGGGCGCGTTCGGTCGTTCGCTCCGCGTCGCACCGCATCCTCGCCTCCAGACCCGGACGGTTCCTGCGGCGCCTGGAGCGTCGCGCCGGGCGCGAAGCCATTCGCGTGCGATCTCGGCTCGAGCACGTCGTGTTGGCTCGACCGGGTTCGAGGCGGCGCCTTTACGAGGTCGTGGACGAGCCGGCGGACGCGCACTCCGGCAACGCACTGCTGGCCGACGCGACGACCCCATATCTCGTCTTCCTCCGCAATGGGGGAGTGCTCTCCCCGGCGGGGGCCGCCGCGCTCGACGACGCCCTCGATGGTGATGCCTCGGCCCAGCTGATCTTCGGCGACAGTCGTGTGCCCTCCGGCCTGCGCGTCAGGGCCCCGGCCTTCTCTCCCTTCCGATTGCGATCCGAGGACTACCTCGGTCCGATCGTCGCCGTGTCAGTGCGCGCGCTTAGGGAGCGGGGCGGCTTCTCGCCGAATGCCGACGGAGCCCAGATCCTGGACTTCGCGCTCCGCACGCCCGAGCGGGAGGCTCGCCGTCTGCGAGCGGTGCTCGGATGGGGACCCGCCGTCGACACGCGAGAGGGCGAACCCGCAGAACTGGCCGTCGCCGTCGTGCGAAGGGCGCTTGCCGACGAAGGGGTGGCCGCGCAGGTGGAAGCAACGCGGTTCGGCCGCCGGCGAGTGTCGTACGAGCCGCTGCAAGCGTCGACGATCTCGGTCGTCATCCCGACCCGTGGCGGCTCCGGATCCATTGCCGGGTCCGAGCGAACCTTCGTGGTCGAGGCGGTCCGCGGACTGCTGGAACGCGGCACGACGCGCGACCTCGAGATCGTCGTCGTCGCCGATGATGCGACGCCCCAGCGCGTGATCGACGAATTGGAGGCGGTCGCCGGAGACCGGCTGAAGCTCGTGCGCTGGAGCGGCGCATTCGACTTCAGCGCCAAGATGAACCGCGGTGCCGCGGCGGCGAGCGGCGAGTACCTGCTGTTGCTGAACGACGACATCGAGCTCGTCGAGCCTGCGTCGATCGAGCGGATGCTGTCGATCGCGCAGCAGCCCGGCGTCGGGCTCGTCGGCGCGCTCCTCTACTTCGAAGACGGCTCTATCCAGCATCTCGGTCATCTTTACCACGGCGGGGGCGCCGGCCACGTCGGATTCGGAATCACCCCTGGTGCGCGCGCACCCATCGAGACGCTTGCGATCACTCGCGAGGTCTCAGGTGTGACCGCGGCCTGCGCGATCATCTCCCGTGATCTGTTCCGGGAGGTCGGCGGCTTCTCGCTCTCATTCCCCGGCAACTACAACGACGTCGACCTGAGCATGAAGGTGCGCACGCGCGGACACACGATCCTGTGCACGGGCGACGCGGCCTTTTACCACTTCGAGTCCAAGACACGCGACGCTCGAGTGCTCGAGAGCGAACTCGACCACCTGCAGGCGCGATGGGGCGCGCTTGTGGAGCGCGATCGATACTCGCGTGAGCAGGAGCACAGCCTCTGATCCCATCGGATGCCGCGACGGGCGCACGGATGCCGCGACACGCATGGATGCCGCGACGAAGCAGATGCCGCGAACGCGGTGGGGGTCACACGGTGGTGAGCGCTCCGTGCCGGACAGCGTCCGCGAGTGCCTCGCGCCACGGTCGCATCTCGGAGAGGCCTGCCGCGGCCCAGGCTTCGTGGCCGAGCACCGAGTACGAGGGGCGCGGTGCCGGACGGACGAACGCGGAGCTGTCGGTCGGGGTGATCCGTTCGGGGTCGAGACCCGACTCCTCGAGCACGGCTCGCGCGAACTCGAACCACGTGGCCGCTCCTGAGTTCGTGCCGTGATAGATGCCGGCAGGGGCGTCGGCGTCGAGCAGTGCGACGATGTGCGCCGCGAGGTCGGCCGTCCACGTCGGCTGCCCGAGCTGGTCGTCGACGACTGACCACGTGTCGCGGGACGCCGCGATGGCGAGCATCGTCTTCGCGAAGTTCGGTCCGTGTGCGCCATACAACCACGCGGTGCGCACGACATACGCGCCGTCGGGGTTGCGCTCGAGCACGAGTTCCTCGCCAGCGGCCTTGGTGCGGCCGTAGGCCGAGATCGGCGCGCGAGGCGTGACCTCGGCGTAGGGAACGGTGGCATGGCCGTCGAACACGTAGTCCGTCGAGACCTGCACGATCTTCGCGCCGACGGCGGCCGCCGCCTCGGCGAGGTTGCCGGCTCCGGTGGCGTTCACGGCGTAGGCGTCGGCCTCGTGGGTCTCGGCGTCGTCGACCTTCGTATAGGCGGCGCAGTTGATGACGACATCGTGGCCGCGCACCGCGGCCAGAACCGCCGCGGCATCCGTCACGTCGAGATCGGCACGGCCGAGAGCCGTGACCTCCCGACCCTCGAGCGTTGACTGGAGATCGCGCCCGAGCATGCCGCTCGCGCCGGTGATGAGATATCGCACCTCGCCGCTACCCCTGACCCTGCGCGGTGTACCGGGCCTCGGTGGCGTCCTTCTGCGGCGCCCACCATGCCTCGTTGTCGCGGTACCAGGCGATCGTGTCGGCGAGGCCTGCCTCGAAGTCGGAGAACCTCGGCTCCCAGCCGAGTTCCGTGCGCAGCCGCGTCGAGTCGATCGCGTAGCGGAGGTCGTGTCCGGGGCGGTCGGTCACGTGGTCGTACGCATCGGCGGGCTGGCCGAGCGCCGTGAGGATCAGCTCGACGACCTCCTTGTTGTTCTTCTCGCCGTCGGCACCGATGAGATACGTCTCGCCGATCTCACCCTTGTCGAGGATCGTGAGCACGGCCGAGGAGTGGTCGTTCGCGTGAATCCAGTCGCGGACGTTCTCTCCCTTGCCGTAGAGCTTGGGGCGTTCGCCGCGGAGCACGTTCGTGATCTGCCGGGGGATGAACTTCTCGACGTGCTGGTAGGGACCGTAGTTGTTCGAGCAGTTCGAGATCGTCGCCTTGACGCCGAAGGATCGCACCCACGCGCGCACGAGCAGGTCGCTGCCGGCCTTGGTCGACGAGTAGGGACTCGAGGGGTTGTAGGGCGTCTGCTCGGTGAACTTCGCCGGGTCGTCGAGCTCGAGGTCGCCATAGACCTCGTCGGTCGAGATGTGGTGGAAGCGGATGTCGTGCTTGCGTGCCGCCTCGAGCAGCGTGTAGGTGCCGATGATGTTGGTGTCGAGGAACGGGCGGGGATTCTCGAGCGAGTTGTCGTTGTGGCTCTCGGCGGCGT
The Agromyces albus DNA segment above includes these coding regions:
- a CDS encoding PH domain-containing protein — encoded protein: MSPAASHEPAAPPALPVERVVARLRRHGRILVLPTVLFIAVTGVATYAAATLREPWQQLAIAGIATLAVLVFSFLPFLAWLTRRTTVTTRRIILRSGVFVRVRQELLHSRGYDVSVRRTWAQSAFGSGDVRINTGHDRPVVLKDVPRPQVVQAALQELMEDAHTIIGDRRRADQSTIDGDTVAWGGR
- a CDS encoding DarT ssDNA thymidine ADP-ribosyltransferase family protein, which codes for MADECIHGFDDGLCAICFPPPEFEPAPKAAPLPRSGRVTGTRPRRPPARVPGASRPTLLADAPQIDAKALRIYHVTHFDNLAPILDAGALLADAAGAKPVVDVSAPDAREFRRTATIDGTDAVVADYVPFLLTTDAHVWNAVRTATPDPRLAPETTKRAPADFVILVSSVAGALGDDAELPGAIVVTDADAAAGGTLEASAWPETQRALQRLHRDDEGARLHTAELLVRECLPLDNVALIAVANDPVRDRVRSALAAAGLRTRVAVYPPWFQPTPDDAE
- a CDS encoding GtrA family protein, with protein sequence MSNQVVTVAQRLWHGLLAYAVKFGVVGLIGLVIDVTLFNLLRLGVFGDDHWAQSAIGAKTISTSVAIVFNWLGNRYWTFRRHRRRNYLREFAEYLVVSLGGMAIALICLWVSHHVLGFTSLVADNIATNVVGLALGTAFRFLLYRFWVYGHHRADGLSNLERVEEAQRTLFEEPATSTPETPTTPRERT
- a CDS encoding 5-(carboxyamino)imidazole ribonucleotide synthase; translation: MRVGVIGGGQLARMMIPAAIELGVELRVLAEAEGMSAAIAAERVGDYTDADTVLAFAREVDVVTFDHEHVPQDVLHALVDAGVPVHPGPDALRYAQDKLLMREGLSRLGLPVPDWARVETPAELDVFIADHGGAAVVKTPRGGYDGKGVRVVHSAAEVAEWFATIAEDGRAGALLVEELVEFRRELAQLVARRPSGEIAAWPLVETVQVGGVCSEVIAPAPRSAGKLADVAADVAIAIAEGLGVTGVLAVELFETTDDRVLVNELAMRPHNSGHWSMDGSTTSQFEQHLRAVLDLPLGGTGCHEEWAVMVNVLGGPVEGTLADRYAEAFEGHPTVKIHNYGKVPRPGRKVGHVTAIGSNLDDAVYEARAAAAVFQD
- the purE gene encoding 5-(carboxyamino)imidazole ribonucleotide mutase: MGSDSDWNVMREASELLDEFGVAHEVEVVSAHRTPEKMIAYGKQAAVRGLKVIIAGAGGAAHLPGMLASVTTLPVVGVPVPLGRLDGLDSLLSIVQMPAGVPVATVSIGGAKNAGLLAVKILATSDAALSAALADYATALAALVEEKNERLKSTR
- a CDS encoding LCP family protein, whose product is MSLAASPIRYPDLASRTVMTRRAWWLVVLNFLIPGSSQVLAGDRKLGRFGLGATITLWLVAIVALVVWFLWPAVLYTVFSTTITLWVVALVLAFYAVLWVILTLDTLRLVRLVKTAPSARAWLAGFTTLVMIGLSGTAAYGAYVATTASGFLSSVFVAGPTEPPIDGKYNFLLLGGDAGPDRDGLRPDSITVVSVDAETGQAVTIGLPRNMEDVPFNEDSPLAAVYPEGYGSIDGCEVDVCMLNSIYTEVELMSPEMYPNAVNEGSEPGIEAMRDAAEAITGLQIQYYVLIDMQGFLELIDALGGVTVTVPEDVPIHADETFTTVAEWIPAGEQHLDGYHALWYARSRHGTSDYDRMARQRQIQEAVLEQFNPANVLSKFQEIAAAGSQVVKTDIPQSMLGYFVDLASKTKALPITDVELVPDNGIDPEDPDYDYARQLVQQAVFPPTEEPAEG
- a CDS encoding glycosyltransferase encodes the protein MATTTLRVILDQIVAPVPGPIGRYTRDLGRALVAAAPRGCEVEAIVSSSLPEDYDRVLREVPGLSGLYKTTLARRELAAAWQLGITTSPGGGMIHGMSLFAPLRKHDRADGNQVVATVHDVLAWTNPEALSAASVAWQKGTLKRALKHADAIVVPTHALAERLGMIADFGDRVRVIGTAPRSGLTIGPDADERAARLGLPREYLAVPGTLEPRKGVVDVLAALGRSGVPEVPVVVIGPENWGDQHLATVGEEYGVDPARIHHLDDLEPADLAVVIGRSLAFVDPSHDAGSGTSLIEAFSLGVPVIHSDAPAFLEVSAGAGLAVPVGVGDGYTDRLAAAITSVIGDRSFADRMALTGSDRSRAFSWRDSAERVWQLHADL
- a CDS encoding glycosyltransferase, producing the protein MPRVIAVVPTYRPDEEALGHLRQIAPQVAAVVVVDDGSGEAASVILDAAEAEGAHVIRLSSNSGIAAALNAGITWALDDGADFVLTVDQDTRLPDEYVTTALDVFRRANPVTRVGIVVVDAVNGAPALPTWVSPEGLGLVPEAIQTGFVISRECLESAGLFDERLVIDCVDTEYCLRVRDSGFRIAVAKGTDIRHSIGRRAELRPFGVPLRHASGHIATYQYHSPFRRYYIARNNIDLMLRNVRKRPRWVLTVLKREMGGMIISMVSGPQRIAQVLAIGTGTLHGLARRRGMIPDWLKRLVT
- a CDS encoding glycosyltransferase family 2 protein; its protein translation is METADGLSWASQREYILSPHERASEAAFRRDDERVGAEAAERYGRATAGAVPSRARSVVRSASHRILASRPGRFLRRLERRAGREAIRVRSRLEHVVLARPGSRRRLYEVVDEPADAHSGNALLADATTPYLVFLRNGGVLSPAGAAALDDALDGDASAQLIFGDSRVPSGLRVRAPAFSPFRLRSEDYLGPIVAVSVRALRERGGFSPNADGAQILDFALRTPEREARRLRAVLGWGPAVDTREGEPAELAVAVVRRALADEGVAAQVEATRFGRRRVSYEPLQASTISVVIPTRGGSGSIAGSERTFVVEAVRGLLERGTTRDLEIVVVADDATPQRVIDELEAVAGDRLKLVRWSGAFDFSAKMNRGAAAASGEYLLLLNDDIELVEPASIERMLSIAQQPGVGLVGALLYFEDGSIQHLGHLYHGGGAGHVGFGITPGARAPIETLAITREVSGVTAACAIISRDLFREVGGFSLSFPGNYNDVDLSMKVRTRGHTILCTGDAAFYHFESKTRDARVLESELDHLQARWGALVERDRYSREQEHSL
- the rfbD gene encoding dTDP-4-dehydrorhamnose reductase; translated protein: MRYLITGASGMLGRDLQSTLEGREVTALGRADLDVTDAAAVLAAVRGHDVVINCAAYTKVDDAETHEADAYAVNATGAGNLAEAAAAVGAKIVQVSTDYVFDGHATVPYAEVTPRAPISAYGRTKAAGEELVLERNPDGAYVVRTAWLYGAHGPNFAKTMLAIAASRDTWSVVDDQLGQPTWTADLAAHIVALLDADAPAGIYHGTNSGAATWFEFARAVLEESGLDPERITPTDSSAFVRPAPRPSYSVLGHEAWAAAGLSEMRPWREALADAVRHGALTTV
- the rfbB gene encoding dTDP-glucose 4,6-dehydratase yields the protein MSRLLVTGGAGFIGSNFVHYVLANTDHSVTVLDKLTYAGNLASLEGLPADRFRFVQGDICDAALVDELFGEHDAVVHYAAESHNDNSLENPRPFLDTNIIGTYTLLEAARKHDIRFHHISTDEVYGDLELDDPAKFTEQTPYNPSSPYSSTKAGSDLLVRAWVRSFGVKATISNCSNNYGPYQHVEKFIPRQITNVLRGERPKLYGKGENVRDWIHANDHSSAVLTILDKGEIGETYLIGADGEKNNKEVVELILTALGQPADAYDHVTDRPGHDLRYAIDSTRLRTELGWEPRFSDFEAGLADTIAWYRDNEAWWAPQKDATEARYTAQGQG